AGGTGCTCAACCTGCTGGATAGAGACAACGTATATGGTGTGTACGAAACCACCGGCAAGCCCAACGAGACCGGTTGGCTGGGTACGGCTGAGGGGACGACCTTTGTCCAGAATAACGGTGACTATGAATACAGATTGAAGCAGGACAACCCCAGCAACTATGGGATTCCGCGGATGATCCTGGTCGGTCTCAGGGCGTCCTTCTAAGGAACGAGGTGAAATGAACATGAAAGTAAAACTTCTTGCGATATCGTTGATTCTCCTGATGGCACTTTCGGTGCTGGCGGCGCCGCCGGTGTCAAGGAATTCGACGAAAGGTACCCCGCCTGCGGTCAAGTCGATCGACAACGAACCGTACATCGATGCCAACAACATCCTGATGTTCGTGACCAACACCGGTTCGTTTGGGCGTGACCTCGCCGGCGTGTTTGGGTACGACTATGGGACGTTTTTCCCATACAACGGCGTCCAGTACATTCTGGACGGCTCACAGGTAAGGTCGCCGCTGTATGCCTCCGGGCTCTGGGTCGGCGGTCGTGACTCCGCTTCCGGCGAGACTCGCGTGAAAGTGGCGGAGTACAACTCCGAATATCGGCAAGGCCCGTACCGGCAGACGGTCGATGATAGTATTAATTACTATCCGGACGCACCGGAGTTTAAGGTCTATAAGATCTATAGCGATTCGCTGGCGTCGAATCCCAACGCCGACTATAACAACTGGGAAATAGTGGCTAGACAGGGCGCGCCGTTTCAGGTTGTCGGTAACGACTCAGTGCCGGTCCTCATTGGTGACCAGATGTGCTGGGCTGTCTACAACGACGCCGACACAGCTAACAAAAACGATGCCGGCAGCACCAACTCATTAGGCCTGGAGATCCGTCAGACTACTTTTGCGTTTCGCCGCGAGGGTCCGTTGAATAACATCGTTTTCGTGAAGTTCCAGGTGTTCAACAAAGGTCGGCGGACCATTCAGGACTGCTACTTCTCCCTCTGGGCCGATCCCGATCTCGGCGGATCGAGTGATGACCTTGTCGGTTGCGACACTACGTTAAGCGTCGGCTTCACATATAACGCCAACAACGCCGACAACCAGTACGGTTCTCGCCCCCCCTGTACTGCCTACGACTTCCTCCAAGGACCACTATACTATACAGGTGATCCGAACGATGTAGGCAAAGCATGGGGAACAACCTGGCCCGGATACCAGAATCTGGGGATGGTGTCGTTTAACAAGTACATAAACGGGACTGACCCGGTAAACTTCGTCGAGACGTACAATTACATGCAGGGGTTGAATGCCGATGGCACGCCGCTGGCGAACGGCACGAAGTACAACTTCCCAGGCGACCCAGTCACGGGAACAGGCGATCTGGATTTCGATCCGGCTGACCGCCGCATGATGCAGTCGACAGGACCAATCACGTTTCGCCCCGGTGACAGTACCGAAATCCTCGCCGCTATCATCATCGGCCAGGGTGGTGACCGCAAGTCGTCCATTTCCGTGGCGAAGTTCTTCGACGTGACGGCTCAATCGGCCTACGACCTGGACTTCGATATCCCAAAGGCCCCGGTGGCACCCAGAGTGACCATCAAGAACCTCGATGGCACCGTTTCACTTCGATGGACTGATACGTCCGAAGTTGACCCCGGTGACTATCCGTTCCAAGGATACACGGTTTACCAGGGCGAATCGCCGGCTGGACCATGGACGCAGATTGGCAACTTTGACCTGGTGGACGGCGAGTCCAATATTCTTGACAATGTTCTCGACCCTAACACCGGAATTCTTGAATTTCGGGCCGTGAAAGTCGCGACTGATAACGGCATCCAACGCTATTTTGGTGCTCAGGAGGACTACATCAACGGCGGTGAGCTGTTGAACACTACGCAATACTTCTACAAAGTGGAGGCATATTCGTACAATCCTGCGGAGTCACCGAAGACTCTCACGTCTGCGACGATTCTGACTGCGATTCCACAGCCGCCGATCGCTGAAGTTGATTACAGGACCGAATATGGACAGACTCTGGCCGTCATCCATGCGACCGGGCCATCAGATGGTATCATCAGTCCCATTGTGATCGATCCATCGATACTGACCGGCAATGACTACCAAGTCTCATTTGGGACTTATCCCGAGACGACCGCTACCTACACACCATTTGCGGTTGACACTATCGAGTTCTTTTACACATTCGTTACGACTCCCAACATCTGTTTCATCACCTACGATTTCGACACCATCTACTGTGTAGACACTACTCTGGACTCCGTGTACGCTGACACGATTCTTGAGAGCTATGACACTGCAATTGTCGATATCTCATACTGGCGGTTGCGCAACACGACGACCGGTCAATTGATTCTCGACCGCCAGCTAAATCAGACAGGTGACGAGGACTACAGCATATTCGATGGCATGATCGTCAAGGTGTCGGGCCCAGAACCGGGACTTAAGCCCGGTTTCGCGGGAGATGCGAATCAAGGCTGGAGCATCCCGAGCGGTACCAGGCGATTCACCTGGGCCGGTGGTGCCGACGGGCTCCACTTTGAAGCGTTCCAGGGCTCCATCGGTTGGGCGAGTCCCAACACCGTGTTTGGCGGAGGCGACCCTGCGGTTCCGGCGCCGTTCATCAAGAACGTCGTGCTGAGACTTGCGACCACTGACGCCTCTGGCGTATTCGACCCTAATGACCCCAATGTCTCGTATGCGTATCGATATGGCCGAGGCTTTGCGGGTCCGCCGGCCAGACCGGAGTTCGCCCCGTACATCGTGAATGCGGCCGGCGGCTACTCATACCAGGACTTCACCAAGAGCATTCCGCTCTCGGCCTGGGATGTAGAAGCCAACCCGCCGCGTCGACTGGCATTGGGATACCTGGAAAACAACGTTTCCGGTGGCAGTGTGGACGGCAAATACTGGCCTCCTTTCTACGCGGCGGCTGACAATGTATCTGGCGATGGGCCGCGAGAGTGGCTGTTCATTTTCAATACGGACTACAGCGAGACACCTGACCCTGCGAACCAGGTGGAGGCCATAAATAATCCGCTGCCCATCATGTACTTCTCGACATGGGCAAGGCGGGCTGAAGTGGGCTGGGCGACCGGTGACGAGTTTGCGCTGTACGCCAATCATGTCAACAGTCCGCTGGACACTTTCAACTTCACGGCACTGGCGCCCGTGACCCAGTCAGGCGAGGACCGCCTTGCCAAGATCAACACCGTACCGAACCCGTTCTATTTGTTCGGGCCGTATGATCCAGCGGTCACCAACCGTCAGATCAAGTTCCAGCATCTGCCGGACCTCTGCACAATCTATATCTACACACTGGCCGGCGACCTGGTGCGCACCATACAGAAGACCGATGCCACTACGTCCATCGAGTCGTGGGATGTCCTGACCGAAAACGGTCTGCCGGTGGCCTCGGGCATCTACATCTACGTTGTGGATGCACCGGGCATGGGTCAGAAGATTGGCAAGATGGCCGTGTTCACTGAAGCCGAAGTAATTCAGAAATACTAAGGCAAGGAAGGATAACGTGATGAAACACAGATTAGTCATAGTAGCGCTGATTCTCCTTGTGCTCTGCTTGCCTTCAGTGTACGCGGGGAACTCAAAGAGAATCGGCACTGCCGGTGCGCAGGAGCTGCTCATACCGATCGGCTCACGCGGCACGGCGATGGGCGGCACCACGGTTGCCGATGCCTCCGGCGTGGAAGCCATGTACTGGAATCCCGCCGGGTTGGCGTCCCTCGAAGGGACGGAAGCGATGTTCAGCCACCAGCCGTATATTGCTGACATCGATATCAACTTCGGCGGTGTCGCGACTAATATAGAATCGTTCGGTGCGATCGGCCTTGGCGCCAAGGTGGTCTCGATCGGCGACATGGAAGAAACCACCCAGCAATTCCCCGACGGAACCGGCCGAGTGTTCAATCCGACCCTGACAGTGCTGGGTTTGACCTACGCACGTCAGCTAACCGCCAACGTCTCATTCGGCGCCACCGGGATGCTCATCAATGAGACCATCTTCGAGGCGACTTCGAATGCCACGGCTTTCGATGTGGGATTCATTTACGATCCGCGCTGGAGAGGCGTGAAGATGGGGATAGCCGTCAAGAACTACGGCCCGCAGGCCAAGTTCTCCGGCAAGGGGTTTGAACGGTTTCTGACCGATCAACGCCCCACTTCACCGAACGCGGCGTCGTATGACCTGCCCAGTTCGATCAACATTGGAATTTCCTACAATGCGTTCAACCAGGGTATGAACTCGGTGACGCTCGCGGGAAATTTCCGCTCGAACAACTTCCAGGAAGACATGTGGCAGGGGGGCGCTGAGTACGCCTACAACCAGCGCTATTTCCTCAGAGCCGGCTACAACTACTCCAAGCAGGACCAGTACCTCTATGGAGCTTCGGTTGGAGCCGGATTGTCGTACCCGATCGGCAGCACCAAGCTGACATTCGAGTATGCCTGGACTCAGACCGAGACCTTCGATGACAACCAGTACTTCACCTTGCGGGCCAACTTCTGATTCTGGCTCTTAATTAGTTTGGTCAACAGATCGGGCGTCCATTCGGGCGCCCGATTTCGTTTCTGTCACTTCGTAAAACGTTCGTTCGATTCAACGCGCCATGTATTGCGAATCATCAAAATATAAACGTCGGCAGCCAGGGAATAACTGCCGACGTTGAATTTTAGCGGTACGGGGAGTCGAACCCCGGTTTGATGGCTGAGAACCACCTGTCCTAAACCACTAGACGATACCGCCAATTCGTGCGCAATGCTAAAAAAGCAACACGCGGGATAATAGACTTCAACAAATACTCTGTCAAGAAATGTAACCACGTTGCGCCACAACACGTTACGGCGCTCGACTCCGTTAATATCATGGCCTGAAACAGCTTACTGCAACTCACTTTTCATCAGTATTTTTCAAGAATTTTCAGGTCACTTTTACACAGGCCACAAACGCCACTCTGCCACAATGGCAGGTACCATGACGCACCGATTGTGGCTCTGACCAAGTTTGTCCACATTCATACCCAAGCCCCCTTTGAACGGCAATAGGTTCGAATCAGACAATGCAGGTCAGCTTGGCCCAAGCCGGCGCAGAATCTCGCCTCCGAACTGCGCCTCCACCGGCTGTGCCTCGCCTCAATGAACCGGTTGAGAATATCTGCCCCGCATAAGATCGCCGTTTTTTTTTCTATCCCGTCCTCTAAATCTCTTGACATCAACAGCCGATATGATATCTTGGTGATATCATAACGATAGCTAAGGAGGTTATGTGATTAAAGAACGCGAACGTCAGGTTGTTTCCGGCTGGGGCCCACTCATCCTGGCAATCCTGATTCTGTTTCTCGCCGTGTTCAACATTGTCACGGCGGAGTCGGACCTGAACAAGATCTTCGGTGTCGTGGTCATCTTTCTCACTGCGTTTTGTCTCGCCGGTCTGTTCATGGTGAACCCGAACCAGGGGCAGGTGATGCAGTTGTTCGGTAAATATGTCGGGACAGCCAAACAGGAAGGACTGCGCTGGGCCAACCCGCTTTATGCGAAGAAGAAAATCTCGCTGCGGGTGCGGAATTTCGAAACGAACCGCCTGAAAGTGAACGATATCAACGGCAGCCCGATCGAGATCGCCGCCATTGTCGTCTGGAAGGTGATTGACACGGCCATGGCCAGTTTCCAGGTGGACAACTACGAGAATTTCGTCAAGATTCAAAGTGAAGCGGCCGTGCGAAATCTGGCCACACAGCACCCGTACGACACGAACAAAGAGCATGAAGTCTCGCTGCGCGGGCACACCGCCACTATATCCGACCAACTGAAAGCGGAGATTCATGACCGCCTGGCCGAAGCTGGAGTGCAGGTGATCGAAGCGCGCATCAGCCATCTGGCGTACGCTCCGGAGATCGCCGAAGTTATGCTTCGCCGCCAACAGGCAGGTGCAGTCGTTGCGGCCCGGCAGCTCATTGTCGAGGGTGCGGTTGGCATGGTGGAGATGGCGCTCGAGCAGTTGTCGCAGAAACATATCATCGTGCTCGATGAAGAGCGGAAGGCGGCGATGGTGTCCAATCTGCTGGTTGTGCTGTGCGGCGAGAGCGCCACGCAGCCGGTCATCAACACCGGAACGCTGTACCAATAAGCCGTGGCGGAACGGAAGCCATTTCTTGTCAGGATCGACCAGGAGACGCTGCACTTGTTGCAGCGTTGGGCCGATGATGAATTCCGCAGCTTGAACGGACAGATCGAGTTCCTGCTGCGGAAGGCGTTACAGGATGCCGACCGCCTTCGCCCGCCGAAACGCCCGCGCTGCTCGGCGGAGGAGTGAGTGGATTGTCCCGGCGTCGTAGGTCGGGTTCCGAGATCGCTTCGATCGAGAAACCCGACATCCCACTGCGTGCTGGCCTCAGCAGCCGTCATTGCGAGGAGGACCCGCCATCGGCGGACCGGACGAAGCAATCTCCCCCATCGTTTGTGCCGCACCTAACAGGTGCGATCTTTGTCCGACAAGGACAAATTACCATTGACACCCGTCGAGTCGGTTGTATATTATGCCAAAGGACGGAAACCTATCGTCGTTAGGTAAATCATAGTTCAACTCCGGGGGGTTTCATGAAGCTTGTTATAGCGTTTCTGTTGGCGATGGCGCTGATGTCGGTGTCATTTGGTGCGACTATCCACGTCCCCGCCGACCAGCCCACGATTCAGGCGGGGATTAACGTGGCTGTGGATGGAGATACGGTGCTGGTGGCGGACGGACACTACTATGAGTTACTCCGCATCGAGGACAAGAACATTTGCCTTGCGAGCCAGATGATCGTCGATCAGGACACCAGTCACATCGCTGCGACAATCATTGATGGGGATACTGCTGTCGTCGGTGTATCTGACTCGAATAGTGTGATCCGGTGTTATTCGGGCATGACATTATTTGGGCTGACGGTCACAGGAGGACTCGGCACAAGCAATTCTATCCGTTATGGTGGGGGAATATGGGCGATGAGTATGTCGCTCCTCATAAAGCACTGCAGATTGTTTGGAAATCACGCCGATGTCGGCAGCGCAGCCTACTTCGCTCAGGCACATGGTACGTTCGACCACTGCAACATTTCAGGAAATGCAGGCATGGGCACAGGCATAAGAAGAAGCGCGGTATATGCAGGGTTTGGAGGCGCCAGTCTTGACAGTTGTCAGATTCTCGACAATGGCGGCGATGGAGTCGGGGGAGTGGAGGCGGATTTCACTTTCGACAATGTCCGTATCGAAGGAAACGCGGGATACGGTGTTTACATCAACGGAGGCCATCTCTGGCATATGTGGGACTGCGTGATCAGTAATAACGGTGGCGGTCTTCATTGGGCTGGAACCGGGGGCGGCAAAGTCAGGAGGACTCCCGATGTTCTTAAGGATGCAGTTGAAGTAATTGTGAATTCTGTGATTACAAACAATGGAGGACGAGGCATTTACTTCGGGGACATGGCCGGTGGGTCAGTACGCTCATCTATCGTTTCTGGGAACGGAGAGGGAGGAATTGTAGTCCATCCCGATGGCGCCGCCCTGTTGTTTGATTGTATACTTGTCAATAATTCGGCCCAATATGGTGGGGCTGTCCATCTGGGTGGCGATGAATGGAGCGGATACTTTGAAGCCGATCGTTGTCTCTTTGACAATAACTCCGCCCAATATGGCGGGGCAATTGCGTGGTCAGGTAATGGCCATCTCGTGCTTCGAAGCTGCACCTTCATCCACAATGACGCGTTAGGTGGCTCGGTCCTGTACCGAAAAGGAGTTGCTCCAACCGAGTGGACAAGGCAGCAATTCCAGCGCTGCATTATTGCACAGAATCAGACAAGCCCTCCGTTCGATTGCGGGTTTTATGGCGACAGCGGAGTTGTAATTTCCTGCACTGATATTTTTGGGAATCCTGCAGGCAATTGGGTGGATTGTATTGCTGACCAGGCCGAACTAAACGGGAATTTCTCTGCTGATCCTCAGTTTTGCGAAGCGGCTGCCGGCAATTTTGGCATTCGCTCGACTTCTCCCTGTGCTCCGGCAAACAACACCTGCAGTACCTTGATCGGGGCAGCGCCAGTCCTCTGCGAGCCGGGGATCATACATGCGCCCGAGCGATTTCCGACGATTCAAGCCGCCATCGACGCTGCTTATGATGGCGATACGGTCCTTGTCGCCGATGGCGTCTATTACGAGCGCATCAGCTTCAAAGGCAAGAAAATCGTGGTGGCCAGCAACCTTATCATGGATGGCGACACAAATCATATTGCGAATACGATCATCGATGCAGATACAACTGTGCTTGGAGCGAGCGATACGGGGAGTGTGGTGCGGTTCGTGAACGGCGAAGATACAAACGCCGTCTTGTACGGACTCACCGTAAGAAACGGCGTGGGAGGCGGTATCTTAGCCAGCTCAGGTGTTCGGATAGCTCGTTGTATCATTAACTCGAACAGCGGTGGAGGCGTACGTGTAACTGGCGGCAGTTATGTCAGTCGCGTCCATTTGGATTCGTGTGCCATATCAAACAACATCGGTGGAGGGGTCAATGGGGGGTATCTTGAGGTGCGCGACTGCTCAATTACAGCGAATCAAGGCGGCGGGGTAAGCACATCAGTTCCCACCAGCGTCCATGGTTGTATTATCAGCAATAATGTCGGAAGTGGGATTAGTCTTGCGTCTGATGAGTGTGTTATCAGCAATTGTCAGATTGAGAGGAACACGGGAGCCGGCATCTTCAGCTTTCATTACGGCTACGGCCAAAACGAGTTTAGCTCCTGCTTGATTAGGGAGAACGCGGAAGACGGAATCCACGGTGGGCCATCCTTCTATGTCCATGGCGGCAAGATCGAATTCAATGGAGGATATGGTCTGTGGGTAGTTGGCGATGGGGCAGCCTTGATCGACTGTGATATCACCCACAACGGCGCTGGCGGCATCTTTGTGGGCGGTTTTCCAGGTATCGGTCTGTTAGTAGACGGCTGCAACATACTGTTCAATACTGGTGTGGACGGCGGAGGAGTGCACTTTGGCCTTCCATCGTCGCTCATGATGCGCAATTCATTAGTGATGGGGAATACAGCAGTGAGGGGTGGAGCCGTCTGGGCAAATGGCATTGGTTTTACCGAGGTTGAGAACTGCGCTTTCATAGCCAATTCTGCGGACACTGGGTCGTTCGTTGCTGTTCAATATAGTTCTGGAGATACAGCTTCCTTTGATAGATGCGCCATCATAGGGAATCAGGGGGGCAGTACCATACATGTTGGATCAGGATATGATACGGCACTGGCGTTTGGTTGCAGTGACATATATGGCAACGATGGCGGAGATTGGGTAGGCTTCATCGCTGAACAGGCAAATCTGAACGGGAACTTTTCGGCCGACCCTCTCTTCTGTGACACTTCCTATACCAACCTTGCAGTACATTCGGCCTCTCCTTGTCTTCCGGCTAACAACTCATGCAGTCAGCTTATTGGCGGGGTCACTCTCGGCACATGTCAGGGCCCACAGGTTCAGAGTGTGATAATTCCGCCCAATTCGCAGAATGTCGTGTCCGACACGCCCACCATTCATTGGGACTACTCGGATGACATGAACAGAACGCAATCACAGTTCGAAATTGCTGTTGGCTCAGATACGAACTGGACATATGCTGAGCTCTGGAACCCAGCCCCCTTTACGAGCTCGGACACGTTTGTGGTGTACAACGGTTCGCCACTTCTCGATGGCATGACCTATTATCTCCGTTTGCGGGTGTTTAATGGGGCTGTCTGGTCCCCTTGGTACAACTCCTCTTTCCGCATGAACTCCCTCCCCAGCGTGCCGGTTCAACAATCGCCAATCAATAATCAAGTCGCGGGTTCTTTGCCCACCTTGTGGGTGCTCAACAGCACCGATGCCGAGGGGGATGCGCTGACGTACGACTTCGCCGGGTTCCATGACACCGATTGTGTCAGCGGCGGGCCGCCAATCGAACTAAACAACGTGCCGAGCGGAATCGATTCAACCGGCGGCCAGATCACCACTCCGCTTGCCGAGAACTGCCGCTATTGGTGGCGCGTGCGGGCGTTCGATGGGTACGAGTATTCCGAGTGGTCGCCGTATGCCAACTTCTTTGTCGACGGCAATCCTGCGCCGCCGGGTGCGTTCACGCTGACCTCGCCGCCGGATACGAGCGGACTTCCGGTGTTCACCATGCTCCCCACCATGCTCTGGCAACCGTCGTACGACCCGGACCCGTTTGACACCGTGTGGTACAAGTTGGAGTTGTCGGACCGTCCCAATTTCTCGTTTGCGTATGTGCGGGATTCGATTCTGACCAACCAGTTTGCGTTGACCGATTCGCTCTACTTCGCCACGCATTACTACTGGAGAGTAACTGCGCGCGACAGGACCGGGCTGAGTGTGATGTCGCCAACCGCTGACTTCTGGACCTGGGCGCTGGGGGATATAGACCATTCGCATGCGTGCGATATCGGGGATTTGTCGCGGTTGGTGGACTTTCTGTTTTTCGTCGCGCCGATCAGCCCGCTGTTCGTGGCGGATGTCAACGGGAGTTGTGCGGTTGATATTTCGGACCTGTCGTACTTGATAGATTATTTGTTCTTCAACGGCCCCGCTCCGAGGGTGGGGTGCTGAGGAGAGCATCTGATGTCGGGTTTCTCGCCCGAAGCGGGCTCGGAACCCGAACTACGGCCACTGCTCGGTCCTCGTCTTCGCTCGAACCGACGTCGGGATAGCCCCTTTGTTGTCGTCGCGTCGAGCGCAGACGGGACGCGGGCCTTCGGCCTACCGGTGTGCCGCCGGTTCTCGTCTTCGCTCGAACCGACGTCGGGATAGCCCCTTTGTTGTCGTCGCGTCGAGGAGCCGTAGGGCAGAACCGCTTCTGGTTCTGCCGATAGCGTCGTGGTGAGGTGATTCCACCGCAGGCGGAAGCGATGTGACAATCCTTTCCGTCGCGTCGAGCGCAGACGAGACGCGGGCTATCGGCTTACCGGNNNNNNNNNNNNNNNNNNNNNNNNNNNNNNNNNNNNNNNNNNNNNNNNNNNNNNNNNNNNNNNNNNNNNNNNNNNNNNNNNNNNNNNNNNNNNNNNNNNNCCGCCGGTTCTCGTCTTCGCTCGAACCGGCGATGGGGCAGAGGCTGGATTCCGGCTCTCGACGGCCGGAATGACAACGTATGGTGTCAGGCCACAGCGCGCCCATCGCGAGCGGTGGGGTACCCCGCTCGAGTGTGTCACCCCAGCGAAAGCTGGGGTCCAGTCCAGTGCCTATGTTCTGGATTCCGGCACTCGGCGGCCGGAATGACAACGTGTGGTGTCAGGCCACAGGAGCCGCAGGGCAGAACCGCTTCTGGTTCTGCCGATAGCGCCATGGTGAGGTGATTCCACCGAAGGCCGAGACGATGTGACAATCCTTTCCGTCGCGTCGAGCGCAGTCCAGACGCGGGCTGTCGGCCTACCGGTTTGCTGCTTGGTTCTCGTCTTCGCTCGAACTGACGTCGAGACAGCCCCTTTGTTGTCGTCGCGTCGAGCGCAGACGAGACGCAAATCTTTGGTCCGCCGGTTCTCGTCTTCGCTCGAACCGGCGATGGGGCAGAGGCTGGATTCCGGCTCTCGACGGCCGGAATGACAACGTATGGTGTCAGGCCACAGCGCGCCCATCGCGAGCGGTGGGGTACCCCGCCCCTTGGGGTGGGTTTAAGTGTTCGCACTTCTGAGATGAACAAAACGCGCCCCTTTGCGGCATGGCCGGGGCGCGTTGTTATGCGCGGCAGGGACTGGAATAATCAGATATCGATATCAACCTGCATCGTAAATGTCGAAGCCAGGTCGCTGTTATTGAATAGATCGTAGGCGCCGATCACAGCGACATTCGGTGCGAATTTCCATGAGGCGCCCACGTTAAATGTACCATAGGCACTGTTTGTCCCCATGTACTCGCAGCAGACCCAGAGCTTGTCGGATAGTTCAGTCATGGTCCGCTCCCACGCGGCCAGCAAGCCGGAGTTGTCCTTCTCGCCGTTTTGGTCAAGCAGGAGCTTGTCATTGCCGGAGAAATAGCCGACCGAGAACCGTCCCAGGGAGGTCCCGTTCGCAGTGAAGCTCTTGGCAACCTTGGCATAGAAAACGTTGTAGTCGGTCATGTCCGACTTGGTGCCGACATCGTACACGCCGACCGCGAGCGCGGGGGAGATGTTGCCGAAAGCGTTTTCAGGAATGCCGACTTTAGCGTTGCCATAGAGCGGGTAAGCATCGAGCAGACCAAGCCCGGACTTGTGGTCGAACCCGATCTCCATGTTGAATTTCGTGAACGGCAGTATGCCCATGGTCAAGCCGATGTTGGTTACGGCCGGAAGAGTGTTGCCGAAAGCGTCGTGCTCTGCAGGCAGATACATATCGCACGTGACATGGACGAGCTTATACGGTTGAACATCGGTCGAGGGGGCCCATATATGGGTCGAAGCAGTTGCGAATGCAGAGCTGTATCCCACAAGAGTCAAGAGAATTAGTGACAGAATTGTTGTGAGTTTCGTCTTCATGGTCACACTCCTTCGTAGGCAGTTTCGCCGTGCAGTGAGGCATCGAGGCCGCGCTCTTCTTCGCCTTCAGTAGTGCGGACGCGGGTGATTTTGTTGATGATGAACAGCATGATATAAGTGAATCCGAAGGCATAGATGGACGACCCGATGACCGTCAACAACTGGATCATGAAGAAGCTTCCATTGCCATTGAAGAGGCCGTCGGCTCCGGCCGGATTCACCGCCTTGCTGGCCATGAGGCCGAGCAGAATGACCCCAAGCGCTCCGCCGACTCCGTGCACGCCCCAGACATCGAGGGCATCGTCCCATTTCAAGCGATTCTTGAGGTTGACGGCGAAGTAGCAGACCACACCGGCGAGAATGCCAATGATGGCAGCGCTCGTTGGCGTCACATATCCTGCGCATGGTGTAATGGTGGCCAAACCGGCGACCGCGCCTGTCAGAAGACCGAGGAATTTGGGTTTCTTTTCGAAGATCCACGCCAGCAGCATCCAGACCGGGCCGGCAAACGAAGCGGCGATATCGGTATTGAGAAACGCCACACCCGTGACGGCGTCCACAGCCAACTCGCTGCCGGCGTTGAAACCGTACCAGCCGAACCAAAGCAGGCCGGTGCCGAGGGCAACCAGCGGGATAC
The Candidatus Zixiibacteriota bacterium genome window above contains:
- a CDS encoding ammonium transporter, which codes for MFDTGNTGFMLVATSLVMLMTPGLAFFYGGLVGRKNVLTIMIQSFVSMGVTTIIWWAYGYSLCFSGGDGVIIGNLDKAFMIGVTLNTPSPFGSGNIPEFVFMAYQMMFAIITPALITGAFSNRVRFGAYLMFLVGWLTLVYFPFVHMVWGGGLLAKLGVLDFAGGIVVHNIAGMAALASVLYVGRRRVGDSVPHSIPLVALGTGLLWFGWYGFNAGSELAVDAVTGVAFLNTDIAASFAGPVWMLLAWIFEKKPKFLGLLTGAVAGLATITPCAGYVTPTSAAIIGILAGVVCYFAVNLKNRLKWDDALDVWGVHGVGGALGVILLGLMASKAVNPAGADGLFNGNGSFFMIQLLTVIGSSIYAFGFTYIMLFIINKITRVRTTEGEEERGLDASLHGETAYEGV
- a CDS encoding PorV/PorQ family protein codes for the protein MKHRLVIVALILLVLCLPSVYAGNSKRIGTAGAQELLIPIGSRGTAMGGTTVADASGVEAMYWNPAGLASLEGTEAMFSHQPYIADIDINFGGVATNIESFGAIGLGAKVVSIGDMEETTQQFPDGTGRVFNPTLTVLGLTYARQLTANVSFGATGMLINETIFEATSNATAFDVGFIYDPRWRGVKMGIAVKNYGPQAKFSGKGFERFLTDQRPTSPNAASYDLPSSINIGISYNAFNQGMNSVTLAGNFRSNNFQEDMWQGGAEYAYNQRYFLRAGYNYSKQDQYLYGASVGAGLSYPIGSTKLTFEYAWTQTETFDDNQYFTLRANF
- a CDS encoding SPFH domain-containing protein; the protein is MIKERERQVVSGWGPLILAILILFLAVFNIVTAESDLNKIFGVVVIFLTAFCLAGLFMVNPNQGQVMQLFGKYVGTAKQEGLRWANPLYAKKKISLRVRNFETNRLKVNDINGSPIEIAAIVVWKVIDTAMASFQVDNYENFVKIQSEAAVRNLATQHPYDTNKEHEVSLRGHTATISDQLKAEIHDRLAEAGVQVIEARISHLAYAPEIAEVMLRRQQAGAVVAARQLIVEGAVGMVEMALEQLSQKHIIVLDEERKAAMVSNLLVVLCGESATQPVINTGTLYQ
- a CDS encoding right-handed parallel beta-helix repeat-containing protein; amino-acid sequence: MKLVIAFLLAMALMSVSFGATIHVPADQPTIQAGINVAVDGDTVLVADGHYYELLRIEDKNICLASQMIVDQDTSHIAATIIDGDTAVVGVSDSNSVIRCYSGMTLFGLTVTGGLGTSNSIRYGGGIWAMSMSLLIKHCRLFGNHADVGSAAYFAQAHGTFDHCNISGNAGMGTGIRRSAVYAGFGGASLDSCQILDNGGDGVGGVEADFTFDNVRIEGNAGYGVYINGGHLWHMWDCVISNNGGGLHWAGTGGGKVRRTPDVLKDAVEVIVNSVITNNGGRGIYFGDMAGGSVRSSIVSGNGEGGIVVHPDGAALLFDCILVNNSAQYGGAVHLGGDEWSGYFEADRCLFDNNSAQYGGAIAWSGNGHLVLRSCTFIHNDALGGSVLYRKGVAPTEWTRQQFQRCIIAQNQTSPPFDCGFYGDSGVVISCTDIFGNPAGNWVDCIADQAELNGNFSADPQFCEAAAGNFGIRSTSPCAPANNTCSTLIGAAPVLCEPGIIHAPERFPTIQAAIDAAYDGDTVLVADGVYYERISFKGKKIVVASNLIMDGDTNHIANTIIDADTTVLGASDTGSVVRFVNGEDTNAVLYGLTVRNGVGGGILASSGVRIARCIINSNSGGGVRVTGGSYVSRVHLDSCAISNNIGGGVNGGYLEVRDCSITANQGGGVSTSVPTSVHGCIISNNVGSGISLASDECVISNCQIERNTGAGIFSFHYGYGQNEFSSCLIRENAEDGIHGGPSFYVHGGKIEFNGGYGLWVVGDGAALIDCDITHNGAGGIFVGGFPGIGLLVDGCNILFNTGVDGGGVHFGLPSSLMMRNSLVMGNTAVRGGAVWANGIGFTEVENCAFIANSADTGSFVAVQYSSGDTASFDRCAIIGNQGGSTIHVGSGYDTALAFGCSDIYGNDGGDWVGFIAEQANLNGNFSADPLFCDTSYTNLAVHSASPCLPANNSCSQLIGGVTLGTCQGPQVQSVIIPPNSQNVVSDTPTIHWDYSDDMNRTQSQFEIAVGSDTNWTYAELWNPAPFTSSDTFVVYNGSPLLDGMTYYLRLRVFNGAVWSPWYNSSFRMNSLPSVPVQQSPINNQVAGSLPTLWVLNSTDAEGDALTYDFAGFHDTDCVSGGPPIELNNVPSGIDSTGGQITTPLAENCRYWWRVRAFDGYEYSEWSPYANFFVDGNPAPPGAFTLTSPPDTSGLPVFTMLPTMLWQPSYDPDPFDTVWYKLELSDRPNFSFAYVRDSILTNQFALTDSLYFATHYYWRVTARDRTGLSVMSPTADFWTWALGDIDHSHACDIGDLSRLVDFLFFVAPISPLFVADVNGSCAVDISDLSYLIDYLFFNGPAPRVGC